From Salarias fasciatus chromosome 12, fSalaFa1.1, whole genome shotgun sequence, the proteins below share one genomic window:
- the LOC115397895 gene encoding saxitoxin and tetrodotoxin-binding protein 1-like: MAQLVVSLLALASLCAAAEPDCKELVKPLVLDSHSPIYGKWLLHVGTWDQPDLKRDLVSANSSWVDLSASSDSGMIIMYWADRLHGEKCLQGIANVTVLGMTTHTTFIIDGHTSYHDGKFYETCSDCLLLEDTILLPDGKSKGRYLFLYTRTGGLEPSELETFKKQAECLKFLPEYHFGNTELCPDIRETPSPAAENTESEQTEAEQKAK, translated from the exons ATGGCCCAGCTGGTCGTCTCTCTGCTGGCCCTCGCCTCCCTCTGCGCCGCCGCTGAGCCGGACTGTAAAGAGCTGGTCAAGCCTCTGGTCCTGGACAGCCACAGTCCT ATTTATGGGAAATGGCTTCTGCACGTGGGAACGTGGGACCAGCCGGACCTGAAGCGCGACCTGGTGTCGGCCAACAGCTCCTGGGTGGACCTGTCGGCGTCCTCGGACAGCGGGATGATCATCATGTACTGGGCTGACCGCCT ACACGGAGAGAAATGCCTTCAGGGCATCGCCAACGTCACCGTCTTAGGGATGACCACTCACACCACTT TCATCATCGATGGCCACACTTCCTATCACGACGGGAAATTCTATGAGACCTGCAGCGactgcctcctgctggaagACACCATCCTGCTCCCTGACGGGAAGTCCAAGGGGAGATACCTTTTCCTTTATA CACGGACCGGCGGTCTGGAGCCGTCTGAGTTGGAGACGTTCAAGAAGCAGGCAGAATGTCTTAAATTCCTCCCAGAGTATCATTTTGGAAACACag AGCTGTGTCCCGACATAAGAGAAACCCCGTCGCCTGCTGCAGAGAATACAGAGAGCGAACAAACCGAGGCTGAGCAGAAAGCAAAGTAA
- the LOC115397896 gene encoding saxitoxin and tetrodotoxin-binding protein 2-like translates to MDLPALLVFLTLASLGAASAPDCHDLVKPFMPDDPKQVFGKWVYVLGAGDPKQYHDALGSLKSSWIDLCPTSDNLTLTLRWGDYCFERCISGEVNATISGLATTFRKNLSDHKGHILQTCPDCLLWTDTFRNGDVTGRYILLFTRTGKIDAKEVEMFKKQAVCLKFSEDFHSYDGKTELCLDDKETSE, encoded by the exons ATGGATCTGCCGGCTCTCCTCGTTTTCTTGACCCTCGCTTCTCTCGGCGCCGCATCGGCCCCCGACTGCCACGACCTGGTCAAACCCTTCATGCCCGACGATCCCAAGCAG GTGTTTGGAAAATGGGTGTATGTGTTGGGCGCCGGCGACCCGAAGCAGTACCACGACGCCCTGGGGTCCCTGAAGAGCTCCTGGATAGATCTGTGCCCCACGTCCGACAACCTAACCCTGACGCTGCGATGGGGAGATTACTGCTT TGAGCGCTGCATCTCCGGGGAGGTAAACGCAACGATCTCAGGACTCGCCACCACGTTTCGCA AGAACCTGTCGGACCACAAAGGACATATCCTGCAGACGTGTCCTGACTGCCTGCTGTGGACGGACACTTTTCGGAACGGGGACGTCACCGGTCGATACATCCTGCTGTTCA CCAGGACTGGAAAAATAGATGCTAAAGAGGTTGAGATGTTCAAAAAGCAGGCAGTGTGTCTGAAGTTCTCCGAGGACTTCCACAGCTACGATGGCAAAACCG agttGTGTCTTGATGACAAAGAGACTTCAGAGTGA
- the LOC115397892 gene encoding LOW QUALITY PROTEIN: proteinase-activated receptor 1-like (The sequence of the model RefSeq protein was modified relative to this genomic sequence to represent the inferred CDS: deleted 2 bases in 1 codon), protein MTCLMLSAKHSDGNSSGKLVTFGFCNWRMDSEAMLHVLISLFVLFSPQNSALASQNGSGPVSRTFSARFVMVSEEPVDYLDLSALDMLGDDGGSGSPPEPAERPVHHGPHRHPHHHKHHVVSEETKAFLRGRLATVFVPTVYTLVFIVSVPLNLVAAVVFARHIRPKSSATVYMLNLACADLLFGLLLPFKIAYHYHGNNWTYGSFMCRAVTAAFHCNMYCSVLLIMCISVDRFLSVVHPVNSPMWRSPLTASAVCAAMWLLSLGGVIPLLTSGQTVYLSDLHITSCHDVQPVGKLHSYYLYFFPIYSSVFFFIPLVFTAACYLRVLQALATADMEDRSRRARAVVMTVTVLAMFVVCFTPTNIILMVHYVQLGRRAADSSYQAYLLSMCLSSLSCCLDPLLYYFGSSQCREQMAALWGRGGLMGGEGPGGAGRTGSWRESSRTCKMEAVETGTGDQYSRLVD, encoded by the exons ATGACCTGTTTGATGCTCTCAGCGAAACACTCAGACGGCAACTCCTCAGGCAAATTGGTGACGTTTGGATTCTGTAATTGGCGGATGGACAGTGAAGCCATGCTGCACGTGCTAATAAGcttgtttgtattgttttctcCCCAAAACTCAGCACTGGCTTCTCAGAATG GCTCCGGGCCGGTCTCTCGGACCTTCTCTGCCCGCTTTGTGATGGTGTCTGAAGAGCCTGTGGATTACCTCGACCTGTCTGCGCTGGACATGTTGGGGGACGACGGGGGATCCGGCTCGCCGCCGGAGCCCGCTGAGAGACCCGTTCACCACGGCCCCCATCGCCACCCGCACCACCACAAGCACCACGTCGTCTCCGAGGAGACCAAGGCCTTCCTGCGGGGTCGCCTGGCGACCGTTTTCGTCCCGACCGTTTACACCCTGGTCTTCATCGTCAGCGTGCCCCTCAACCTCGTCGCCGCGGTGGTATTCGCCCGTCACATCCGGCCCAAGAGCTCGGCGACGGTCTACATGCTGAACCTGGCCTGTGCGGATCTGCTGTTCGGCCTCCTGCTCCCTTTCAAGATCGCCTACCATTACCACGGCAACAACTGGACCTACGGCTCCTTCATGTGCAGGGCGGTGACCGCGGCGTTCCACTGCAACATGTACTGCTCCGTGCTGCTCATCATGTGCATCAGCGTGGACCGCTTCCTGTCCGTGGTTCACCCGGTCAACTCCCCAATGTGGCGCAGCCCCCTGACGGCCTCAGCGGTGTGCGCCGCCATGTGGCTGCTGTCGCTGGGAGGCGTGATCCCCCTGCTGACCTCGGGACAGACGGTTTATTTATCAGACCTCCACATCACCAGCTGCCACGACGTGCAGCCCGTGGGAAAGCTGCACTCCTACTATCTCTACTTCTTCCCCATCTACTCGTCCGTCTTCTTCTTCATCCCGCTCGTCTTCACCGCCGCCTGCTACCTGCGCGTCCTTCAGGCCCTGGCGACGGCCGACATGGAGGACCGGTCCAGGAGGGCCCGGGCCGTGGTGATGACGGTGACGGTGCTGGCCATGTTCGTGGTCTGCTTCACCCCCACCAACATCATCCTCATGGTTCACTACGTCCAGCTGGGCCGCCGGGCGGCCGACAGCTCCTACCAGGCCTACCTGCTCTCCATGTGCCTGAGCAGCCTGAGCTGCTGCCTGGATCCGCTGCTCTACTACTTCGGCTCCTCGCAGTGCCGCGAGCAGATGGCGGCGCTCTGGGGGCGCGGC GGCCTTATGGGCGGAGAGGGGCCTGGAGGCGCCGGGCGCACCGGCAGCTGGAGGGAAAGCAGCAGGACATGCAAGATGGAGGCTGTGGAGACGGGAACAGGAGACCAGTACAGCAGGCTGGTGGACTAA